In one window of Henckelia pumila isolate YLH828 chromosome 1, ASM3356847v2, whole genome shotgun sequence DNA:
- the LOC140888459 gene encoding beta-amyrin 28-monooxygenase-like, with protein MEVLALVVSLALLAFTFALITYKRSGRGSQLPPGSFGWPILGETIEFLFGKPEKFVADRMNKYSPDIFKTKILGENTAVICGANGHKFIFTNEQRYFTVFRPHSTQRLFRSNENKAPDAPPPPPTKNSEEIKSVKQQGFLKPEALKRYLPKMDSITHQLLQTNWAGKSVVLVHPTAKLATLTLASQFFLGINNPDRISRLVDLFDKVTLGLHCTVLNFPGTTYRRGQTAAAAIRKELQIVIQEKKQAMASGAPMQDILSHLIVATDPSGKTVPEAEIADKIMGLLTAGYSTVATTITFFMKYVGLNPKIYKKIRAEQMEIAASKKPGELLEWEDLDKMKYTWNVVCETMRIVPPLQGTFREVLTEFTYAGYTVPKGWKVYWTVSSTNMNPKYFRDPETFDPSRYDEGEAPLPYSYAPFGGGPRMCPGKEYARLAILAFVHNAAKNYKWEVVDPYEKVEGDMMPEPQNGLPIRLHQQQ; from the exons ATGGAAGTCTTGGCCTTGGTTGTTTCTCTAGCTCTCCTAGCTTTCACTTTTGCTCTGATTACCTATAAGCGAAGCGGCAGGGGAAGCCAGCTTCCACCGGGCAGCTTTGGATGGCCGATCCTCGGGGAAACCATCGAGTTCTTGTTCGGAAAGCCGGAGAAGTTCGTCGCAGACAGGATGAACAAGTACTCGCCGGACATTTTCAAGACCAAGATCCTCGGAGAGAACACCGCCGTCATTTGTGGCGCAAACGGCCACAAGTTCATCTTCACCAACGAGCAGAGGTACTTCACCGTATTCCGGCCCCATTCCACGCAGCGCCTTTTCCGCTCAAACGAAAACAAGGCACCCGACGccccgccgccgccgccgaccAAGAACAGCGAAGAAATAAAATCGGTGAAGCAACAGGGGTTCTTGAAGCCGGAAGCCCTGAAACGATACTTGCCGAAAATGGATTCCATCACGCATCAGCTGTTGCAAACCAACTGGGCCGGGAAGAGCGTGGTGCTAGTTCACCCTACTGCTAAGCTGGCTACTCTGACTCTAGCTTCTCAATTTTTCCTTGGCATTAATAACCCAGATCGTATATCGCGGCTAGTGGATCTCTTTGATAAGGTCACCCTCGGATTACACTGCACGGTGCTTAATTTTCCTGGCACCACTTACCGTCGCGGACAAACGGCAGCAGCTGCAATCAGGAAGGAGCTGCAAATCGTCATTCAGGAGAAGAAACAGGCCATGGCTTCTGGTGCCCCGATGCAGGATATTTTGTCGCATTTGATAGTTGCTACGGACCCGAGTGGGAAAACCGTGCCGGAGGCTGAGATTGCTGACAAAATCATGGGGTTGTTAACTGCTGGATATAGCACAGTTGCCACAACTATCACCTTCTTTATGAAGTATGTTGGCCTGAACCCGAAAATCTACAAGAAAATCAGAGCAG AACAAATGGAGATCGCTGCATCGAAGAAGCCTGGCGAACTATTAGAATGGGAAGACCTTGATAAAATGAAGTACACCTGGAACGTGGTCTGTGAAACCATGAGAATAGTCCCCCCTCTCCAGGGGACTTTCAGAGAAGTTTTGACAGAATTCACCTACGCTGGATACACTGTTCCAAAAGGCTGGAAG GTTTACTGGACAGTGTCCTCCACAAACATGAATCCAAAATATTTCCGGGATCCAGAAACGTTTGACCCATCAAGATACGACGAAGGGGAAGCACCTCTGCCGTATAGCTACGCGCCGTTCGGAGGCGGGCCAAGAATGTGCCCCGGAAAAGAGTATGCTCGGCTGGCGATACTGGCTTTTGTTCACAACGCTGCCAAGAATTACAAGTGGGAAGTGGTGGATCCGTACGAGAAGGTGGAAGGTGATATGATGCCGGAGCCCCAAAATGGCTTGCCCATCCGTCTGCATCAGCAGCAGTAA
- the LOC140882559 gene encoding uncharacterized protein, translating into MGMVIVISLPLILFSLLLGFGCFLFGRAKGRREVYSNTQVFGVPTPPAGSAAAESHPSSTPHQKLFNTDNAANV; encoded by the coding sequence ATGGGAATGGTGATAGTGATATCTCTTCCACTCATCCTGTTTTCACTATTGTTGGGTTTTGGCTGTTTTTTATTCGGGAGAGCCAAGGGTAGGCGAGAAGTATACAGCAACACCCAGGTTTTCGGAGTACCAACCCCGCCGGCCGGAAGTGCTGCCGCCGAATCTCATCCTTCTTCAACACCGCATCAGAAGCTCTTCAACACCGACAATGCTGCCAATGTTTAA
- the LOC140880036 gene encoding probable UDP-arabinose 4-epimerase 3 codes for MVSLTKTRTQQWPNRSWSLGGVDYTETKKKSNFVGNILLAATLTGLCILMFKQRPDFSTPWEFSHPEPGVMHVLVTGGAGYIGSHAALRLLNDSYRVTIVDNLSRGNLGAIEVLKQLFPEPGRLQFIYADLGDAKTVHKIFSENAFDAVMHFAAVAYVGESTLDPLKYYHNITSNTLIVLEAMATHGVKTLIYSSTCATYGEPEMMPITEFTPQLPINPYGKAKKMAEDMILDFQRNSDIAVMILRYFNVIGSDPEGRLGEAPQPELREHGRISGACFDAARGIIPGLNVKGTDYPTQDGTCIRDYIDVTDLVDAHIKALEKAMPSNVGIFNIGTGRGRSVKEFVEACKNATGMPIKVNFLPRRPGDYAEVYSDPTRIKNELNWTAKHTNLQESLQIAWSWQKAHPNGYAAPQVMSA; via the exons ATGGTGAGTCTTACCAAGACAAGAACTCAGCAGTGGCCAAATAGATCCTGGTCCTTAGGAG GCGTGGATTACACAGAGACAAAGAAGAAGAGTAATTTTGTCGGAAATATTTTATTGGCTGCCACTCTCACAGGATTGTGCATTCTCATGTTCAAGCAACGCCCAGATTTTAGCACACCTTGGGAA TTCTCACATCCTGAACCAGGTGTAATGCACGTGCTAGTAACCGGAGGTGCTGGCTACATTGGTTCTCATGCTGCTTTGCGACTTCTTAATGACTCATACCGTGTGACAATTGTG GACAATCTCTCACGAGGAAATCTTGGTGCTATTGAGGTCCTAAAACAACTGTTTCCCGAACCAGGGAGACTTCAATTTATATACGCTGACCTTGGCGATGCAAAAACA gtgcacaaaatattttcagaaaATGCATTTGATGCAGTGATGCATTTTGCAGCAGTTGCATATGTCGGAGAGAGTACCCTTGATCCTCTCAA GTATTATCACAATATCACGTCAAATACTCTTATTGTACTAGAAGCTATGGCAACTCACGGAGTCAAAACCTTGATATACTCTAGTACATGTGCAACTTATGGGGAGCCTGAAATGATGCCCATTACAGAATTCACTCCCCAG CTTCCAATAAATCCATATGGAAAGGCCAAGAAAATGGCAGAGGATATGATATTGGATTTTCAGAGAAACTCGGATATTGCGGTCATGATCTTAAG ATACTTCAATGTAATCGGTTCTGATCCTGAGGGAAGGCTTGGAGAAGCCCCTCAACCGGAGCTGCGTGAGCATGGACGGATATCAGGCGCCTGTTTTGACGCTGCTCGTGGCATAATTCCTGGACTCAAT GTTAAAGGAACAGATTATCCAACTCAGGATGGCACCTGCATCCGGGATTATATTGACGTTACTGATCTTGTGGATGCTCATATAAAAGCTTTAGAGAAGGCAATGCCTAGTAATGTTGGCATCTTTAACATCGGGACTGGCAGAG GAAGGTCAGTGAAGGAATTTGTGGAGGCCTGTAAGAACGCAACTGGGATGCCTATAAAAGTCAATTTTCTTCCACGGCGGCCTGGTGATTATGCCGAAGTATACAGTGATCCAACCAGAATCAAGAATGAATTGAACTGGACAGCAAAACATACCAATCTTCAAGAGAGTTTGCAGATTGCTTGGAGTTGGCAGAAGGCACACCCTAATGGATATGCGGCTCCTCAAGTTATGTCTGCGTAA
- the LOC140882549 gene encoding AP2-like ethylene-responsive transcription factor At2g41710 isoform X2 — translation MASSYSEHAHEETGGGGGDGSESPHFGADQLLLYRGLKKAKKDRGCTAKERISKMPPCTAGKRSSIYRGVTRHRWTGRYEAHLWDKSTWNQNQNKKGKQVYLGAYDDEEAAARAYDLAALKYWGPGTLINFPVTDYTRDLEEMQNVSREDYLASLRRKSSGFSRGISKYRPLSSNQWDSQFCRVSGADCINNTVYGDKMTTEGEFDGAFCTDRKIDLSSYIKWWGTNKSRQTNPQSKAFEESIIGCQEDIASELKALEWSSQPAEPYEMPRLGVSPERTKHKAISAMNILFKSAAYRNLQEKISKKKEKNEYNEDENKNHVSMIELENTVDKSCHDSGSERLGVPFGPIGGGLPIQRNVHQMASLHSTPLLTNYIGIDPMADHSLWASLVPVLPGGSSHTNEAIKNESSSDYTFFQQGC, via the exons ATGGCTTCCTCTTACTCAGAACACGCACATGAAGAAACCGGCGGAGGAGGCGGAGACGGCTCCGAATCGCCGCACTTCGGAGCCGATCAGCTTTTACTCTACAGAGGATTGAAGAAAGCCAAGAAAGACAGAGGATGCACCGCCAAGGAACGTATTAGTAAAATGCCCCCTTGCACTGCTGGCAAACGTAGCTCTATTTACCGAGGCGTCACGAG GCATAGATGGACTGGTCGTTATGAAGCACATCTTTGGGATAAAAGTACCTGGaatcaaaaccaaaataaaaaaggaaAGCAAG TTTACTTGG GTGCATATGATGATGAGGAAGCTGCAGCAAGAGCCTATGATCTTGCCGCTTTAAAATATTGGGGGCCTGGAACACTAATCAATTTTCCT GTGACAGATTACACAAGGGACCTTGAGGAAATGCAAAATGTCTCGAGAGAGGATTATCTTGCCTCTCTTCGAAG AAAAAGTAGTGGTTTCTCCAGGGGAATTTCCAAGTATCGTCCCCTTTCCAG TAATCAATGGGATTCACAGTTTTGTCGTGTATCTGGAGCTGACTGCATCAACAACACAGTCTATG GTGACAAAATGACAACTGAAGGTGAATTTGATGGTGCATTTTGTACTGATAGGAAGATTGATTTGTCGAGTTATATTAAATGGTGGGGAACGAATAAATCTCGTCAGACTAATCCCCAGTCAAAAGCGTTTGAAGAATCAATTATTGGGTGTCAGGAAGACATTGCCAGTGAACTTAAAGCTCTTGAATGGTCAAGCCAGCCTGCTGAACCCTATGAAATGCCCCGTCTGGGGGTGTCTCCAGAGAGAACAAAGCACAAAGCAATCTCTGCAATGAACATTCTGTTTAAATCAGCAGCATACAGAAACCTTCAAGAGAAAATCtcgaaaaagaaagaaaagaatgaATATAATGaggatgaaaataaaaatcatgttAGTATGATTGAACTTGAGAATACAGTTGACAAATCATGCCATGATAGTGGAAgtgagagacttggagttccaTTTGGACCAATTGGAGGAGGATTACCTATTCAGAGAAATGTGCATCAGATGGCTTCGTTGCATTCTACTCCTCTCCTTACTAATTACATTGGTATTGATCCCATGGCAGATCATAGTCTTTGGGCTTCCCTAGTTCCAGTGCTTCCTGGTGGTTCTTCCCACACCAATGAG GCGATCAAGAATGAATCTAGTTCAGATTACACTTTCTTCCAGCAGGGATGTTGA
- the LOC140876374 gene encoding uncharacterized protein → MDLSKGNIEGGTDNIVPMMRDHRKGNWTLQETMVLIEAKKMDDERRMKRLWGDGGERGKPTEPRWKWVEDYCWNSGCLRSQSQCNDKWDNLMRDFKRVREYEIRRLAEKDEEKKYYSYWGMEKNQRKENNLPPNMLSQTYDALVEVVERKCPTAAAAAAVMSGGGGGAGGSSALMLLTFPSSQTLPSVDSDTSEYSDSPAKRKKTRSTLEEVSCAISKSATMIAEAIQACEEREEKRHKKVVSLHETRLRIEESKVETNRQSINGLVDAINKLANSILALAANSHHKNQPNTSK, encoded by the exons ATGGATCTGTCGAAAGGTAATATTGAAGGTGGCACCGATAACATTGTGCCGATGATGAGGGACCATAGAAAAGGGAACTGGACGCTTCAAGAAACGATGGTTCTGATCGAGGCGAAGAAGATGGATGATGAGAGGAGGATGAAGAGGCTGTGGGGGGACGGCGGCGAGAGGGGCAAGCCGACGGAGCCGAGGTGGAAATGGGTGGAGGATTATTGTTGGAACAGCGGGTGTTTGAGGAGCCAGAGCCAGTGCAATGACAAGTGGGATAATTTGATGAGAGATTTCAAAAGGGTCCGAGAGTACGAAATTAGGAGATTGGCGGAGAAAGATGAAGAAAAAAAGTACTACTCTTATTGGGGGATGGAGAAGAACCAGAGGAAAGAAAACAACTTGCCTCCCAATATGTTGTCTCAGACATACGACGCATTGGTGGAGGTGGTGGAGAGGAAATGTCcaacggcggcggcggcggcggcggtcatgagtggtggtggtggtggtgccGGCGGTTCAAGTGCCCTCATGCTGCTCACATTTCCCTCTTCTCAGACATTGCCTTCAGtgg ATTCCGACACGAGCGAGTATTCAGATTCACCGGCAAAGAGAAAAAAGACAAGATCCACATTAGAAGAAGTGAGTTGCGCAATATCAAAGAGCGCTACAATGATAGCAGAAGCAAtccaggcatgtgaggagagaGAAGAGAAAAGGCACAAAAAAGTGGTGAGTTTGCATGAAACAAGGCTGCGAATTGAGGAGTCAAAGGTTGAAACCAACAGGCAAAGCATTAATGGTCTGGTGGATGCCATCAACAAACTGGCCAATTCCATTCTTGCTTTGGCTGCTAATTCTCACCACAAAAACCAACCCAACACATCTAAATAA
- the LOC140882549 gene encoding AP2-like ethylene-responsive transcription factor At2g41710 isoform X1, whose product MASSYSEHAHEETGGGGGDGSESPHFGADQLLLYRGLKKAKKDRGCTAKERISKMPPCTAGKRSSIYRGVTRHRWTGRYEAHLWDKSTWNQNQNKKGKQVYLGAYDDEEAAARAYDLAALKYWGPGTLINFPVTDYTRDLEEMQNVSREDYLASLRRKSSGFSRGISKYRPLSSNQWDSQFCRVSGADCINNTVYDAGDKMTTEGEFDGAFCTDRKIDLSSYIKWWGTNKSRQTNPQSKAFEESIIGCQEDIASELKALEWSSQPAEPYEMPRLGVSPERTKHKAISAMNILFKSAAYRNLQEKISKKKEKNEYNEDENKNHVSMIELENTVDKSCHDSGSERLGVPFGPIGGGLPIQRNVHQMASLHSTPLLTNYIGIDPMADHSLWASLVPVLPGGSSHTNEAIKNESSSDYTFFQQGC is encoded by the exons ATGGCTTCCTCTTACTCAGAACACGCACATGAAGAAACCGGCGGAGGAGGCGGAGACGGCTCCGAATCGCCGCACTTCGGAGCCGATCAGCTTTTACTCTACAGAGGATTGAAGAAAGCCAAGAAAGACAGAGGATGCACCGCCAAGGAACGTATTAGTAAAATGCCCCCTTGCACTGCTGGCAAACGTAGCTCTATTTACCGAGGCGTCACGAG GCATAGATGGACTGGTCGTTATGAAGCACATCTTTGGGATAAAAGTACCTGGaatcaaaaccaaaataaaaaaggaaAGCAAG TTTACTTGG GTGCATATGATGATGAGGAAGCTGCAGCAAGAGCCTATGATCTTGCCGCTTTAAAATATTGGGGGCCTGGAACACTAATCAATTTTCCT GTGACAGATTACACAAGGGACCTTGAGGAAATGCAAAATGTCTCGAGAGAGGATTATCTTGCCTCTCTTCGAAG AAAAAGTAGTGGTTTCTCCAGGGGAATTTCCAAGTATCGTCCCCTTTCCAG TAATCAATGGGATTCACAGTTTTGTCGTGTATCTGGAGCTGACTGCATCAACAACACAGTCTATG ATGCAGGTGACAAAATGACAACTGAAGGTGAATTTGATGGTGCATTTTGTACTGATAGGAAGATTGATTTGTCGAGTTATATTAAATGGTGGGGAACGAATAAATCTCGTCAGACTAATCCCCAGTCAAAAGCGTTTGAAGAATCAATTATTGGGTGTCAGGAAGACATTGCCAGTGAACTTAAAGCTCTTGAATGGTCAAGCCAGCCTGCTGAACCCTATGAAATGCCCCGTCTGGGGGTGTCTCCAGAGAGAACAAAGCACAAAGCAATCTCTGCAATGAACATTCTGTTTAAATCAGCAGCATACAGAAACCTTCAAGAGAAAATCtcgaaaaagaaagaaaagaatgaATATAATGaggatgaaaataaaaatcatgttAGTATGATTGAACTTGAGAATACAGTTGACAAATCATGCCATGATAGTGGAAgtgagagacttggagttccaTTTGGACCAATTGGAGGAGGATTACCTATTCAGAGAAATGTGCATCAGATGGCTTCGTTGCATTCTACTCCTCTCCTTACTAATTACATTGGTATTGATCCCATGGCAGATCATAGTCTTTGGGCTTCCCTAGTTCCAGTGCTTCCTGGTGGTTCTTCCCACACCAATGAG GCGATCAAGAATGAATCTAGTTCAGATTACACTTTCTTCCAGCAGGGATGTTGA